In a single window of the Caulobacter soli genome:
- a CDS encoding glutathionylspermidine synthase family protein: protein MRRLKLTPRPDWQAKADAVGFVYHHTEGQAYWDESVAYAFTLDQVEQDLEPAAAELHDLCLDLVDEVVGSQELMEKLAIPAEHRDFVAASWRAKSPSLYGRFDFGYDGKTKPKLYEYNADTPTSVFEAATFQWLWLEEMIANGTFPANADQFNSLFEALRDRFKVLFPTGGFVHFASDEDAVEDRQTVRFLEDLALQAGLEPKFVAMDHIGLNQEGQFVDLEGFVLQAAFKLYPWEFMLREPYAANLATAGVRWIEPAWKAILSNKGILPLLWERHPGHPNLLEAYFEGDPAASALGGRFVRKPLFSREGANVEIVGGDEPVLDQGYGEEGAIVQAYHPPPEFDGKRPVVGAWIVGAEPAGIGIREDDSVVTKNLARFVPHVIEG, encoded by the coding sequence ATGCGCCGCCTCAAGCTGACGCCGCGACCCGACTGGCAGGCCAAGGCCGACGCCGTCGGGTTCGTCTATCACCACACCGAAGGCCAGGCCTATTGGGATGAAAGCGTGGCCTACGCCTTCACCCTGGACCAGGTGGAGCAGGACCTGGAGCCGGCCGCGGCCGAGCTCCACGACCTGTGCCTGGACCTGGTCGACGAGGTGGTCGGCAGCCAGGAGCTGATGGAGAAGCTGGCGATCCCGGCGGAGCATCGCGACTTCGTGGCCGCGTCCTGGCGCGCCAAGTCGCCGTCGCTCTATGGCCGCTTCGACTTCGGCTATGACGGCAAGACCAAGCCCAAGCTCTACGAATACAACGCCGACACGCCGACCAGCGTCTTCGAGGCCGCCACCTTCCAGTGGCTGTGGCTGGAGGAGATGATCGCCAACGGCACGTTCCCCGCCAACGCCGACCAATTCAACAGCCTGTTCGAGGCGTTGCGCGACCGATTCAAGGTCCTGTTCCCGACCGGCGGCTTCGTCCACTTCGCCAGCGACGAGGACGCGGTCGAGGATCGCCAGACCGTGCGGTTCCTGGAGGACCTGGCCCTGCAGGCCGGGCTCGAACCCAAGTTCGTGGCCATGGATCACATCGGCCTGAACCAGGAGGGCCAGTTCGTCGACCTGGAGGGCTTCGTCCTGCAGGCGGCGTTCAAGCTCTATCCGTGGGAGTTCATGCTGCGCGAGCCCTACGCCGCGAACCTGGCGACCGCCGGGGTGCGCTGGATCGAGCCAGCGTGGAAGGCGATCCTGTCCAACAAGGGCATCCTGCCACTGCTGTGGGAACGCCACCCTGGTCACCCCAACCTGCTGGAGGCCTATTTCGAGGGCGATCCGGCGGCGAGCGCCCTGGGCGGGCGGTTCGTGAGGAAGCCGCTGTTTTCGCGCGAGGGCGCCAATGTCGAGATCGTCGGAGGGGATGAACCCGTGCTCGATCAGGGCTATGGCGAGGAGGGCGCGATCGTCCAGGCCTACCACCCGCCGCCCGAGTTCGACGGCAAGCGCCCGGTGGTCGGCGCCTGGATCGTCGGCGCCGAGCCGGCCGGCATCGGCATCCGCGAGGACGACAGCGTGGTGACCAAGAACCTGGCCCGGTTCGTGCCGCACGTGATCGAGGGCTAG
- a CDS encoding DUF47 domain-containing protein: protein MLGLFRAVMPKEDRFYDLFAQHAATLVLGAKALRDLMEGGAGVEAASGRVYQHEEEADEITRQVMGQIRRSFITPFDRSDIQDLTTSLDDAIDQMRKTAKVVSLFEVKTFEPQMREMAAIIVQAAELTVEAVALLPDMRKNAQRLTELAVRVTQIEDQADQMYDQGRKALFLASRDGDPMAFIVGVDIYSHLEKVVDRFEDVANRISGIVVEQV from the coding sequence ATGCTGGGCTTGTTCCGGGCCGTCATGCCCAAGGAAGACCGCTTCTACGACCTGTTCGCGCAGCACGCCGCCACCCTGGTGCTGGGCGCCAAGGCCCTGCGCGACCTGATGGAGGGCGGCGCCGGCGTCGAAGCCGCCAGCGGCCGCGTCTACCAGCATGAGGAAGAGGCCGACGAGATCACCCGCCAGGTGATGGGCCAGATCCGCCGCAGCTTCATCACGCCGTTCGACCGCAGCGACATCCAGGACCTGACCACCTCGCTGGACGACGCCATCGACCAGATGCGCAAGACCGCCAAGGTCGTCAGCCTGTTCGAGGTCAAGACCTTCGAACCGCAGATGCGCGAGATGGCCGCCATCATCGTCCAGGCCGCCGAGCTGACGGTCGAGGCCGTGGCCCTGCTGCCCGACATGCGCAAGAACGCCCAGCGCCTGACCGAACTGGCCGTCCGCGTCACCCAGATCGAGGACCAGGCCGACCAGATGTACGACCAGGGCCGCAAGGCGCTGTTCCTGGCCAGCCGCGATGGCGATCCGATGGCCTTCATCGTCGGCGTCGACATCTACAGCCACCTGGAAAAGGTGGTCGACCGCTTCGAGGACGTCGCTAATCGCATCAGCGGCATCGTGGTCGAGCAGGTCTAG
- a CDS encoding ester cyclase, with translation MISKLSRDDLVERLVKAGEAEVAGAPPEEIASYFDTETFRFHGPDGFESDYEGLNAYFAAIRAAFDDRTIRRGIIVVEGHTAACQTWIEGTFVNTFTMSPAGPLPPNGARVTWDLINIFRFDDQGRLIEEFVRTDYRSFLRQLGAEHR, from the coding sequence ATGATCTCCAAACTCTCACGCGATGATCTCGTCGAACGCCTGGTGAAGGCGGGCGAAGCCGAGGTGGCCGGCGCGCCGCCGGAGGAAATCGCCAGCTACTTCGATACGGAAACCTTCCGCTTCCACGGCCCTGACGGCTTCGAGTCCGACTACGAGGGCCTCAACGCCTATTTCGCCGCGATCCGGGCGGCGTTCGACGACCGCACGATCCGGCGCGGGATCATCGTCGTGGAGGGCCACACCGCGGCCTGCCAGACCTGGATCGAGGGCACATTCGTCAACACCTTCACGATGTCGCCCGCCGGACCGCTGCCGCCCAACGGCGCGCGCGTCACCTGGGACCTGATCAACATCTTCCGGTTCGACGACCAGGGCCGGCTGATCGAGGAGTTCGTGCGCACCGACTATCGCAGCTTCCTGCGCCAGCTGGGCGCGGAGCACCGGTAG
- a CDS encoding M15 family metallopeptidase yields MRKRVRAFTAAFLMGLALTSTAFAQSLDAAEMAAVGQYGDRAAPLTVFERDGVLRVDGRGLKDAALTPLGRSRYRIGGGGELVLEPVALRLDGTRLPRHDFGAEVEAAVRAAVRADPAALRARALAATPPVETAQHRPADLVDLSTLDPTIRLDIRYAGSDNFMGLPLYERAAAYLQRPAAQALARAAKTLEAQGYGLLIHDAYRPWFVTWMFWEATPPEDHMFVADPAQGSRHNRGCAVDLTLYDLKTGRPVEMPSRYDEMSGRSYADFIGGTTKQRALRAVLRQAMVAQGFEVYPEEWWHFDYGDWRRYGIGTQTFSQLAEVK; encoded by the coding sequence ATGCGAAAACGAGTTCGAGCCTTTACCGCCGCCTTCCTGATGGGACTTGCCCTGACCTCCACCGCTTTCGCCCAGTCCCTCGACGCCGCCGAAATGGCGGCGGTCGGCCAGTACGGCGACCGCGCCGCGCCCTTGACGGTGTTCGAGCGCGACGGCGTTCTGCGCGTCGACGGGCGGGGTCTGAAGGACGCGGCCCTGACCCCGCTGGGACGCAGCCGCTACCGCATTGGGGGCGGCGGCGAGCTGGTGCTGGAGCCGGTCGCCCTGCGGCTGGACGGAACGCGGCTGCCGCGACACGACTTCGGGGCCGAGGTCGAGGCGGCGGTTCGCGCGGCGGTGCGCGCCGATCCGGCGGCCCTTCGCGCCCGGGCCTTGGCCGCCACGCCGCCGGTCGAGACCGCCCAACATCGGCCGGCCGACCTGGTGGATCTGTCGACCCTGGATCCCACGATCCGCCTCGACATCCGCTACGCCGGCTCGGACAACTTCATGGGCCTGCCGCTCTACGAGCGGGCGGCCGCCTATCTGCAGCGTCCGGCCGCGCAGGCCCTGGCGCGGGCCGCCAAGACGCTGGAGGCGCAGGGCTATGGCCTGCTGATCCACGACGCCTACCGGCCCTGGTTCGTCACCTGGATGTTCTGGGAGGCCACCCCGCCCGAGGATCACATGTTCGTCGCCGACCCCGCCCAGGGCTCGCGCCACAACCGCGGCTGCGCCGTGGACCTGACCCTCTATGATCTGAAGACCGGCCGGCCCGTCGAGATGCCCAGCCGCTATGACGAGATGTCAGGCCGCTCCTACGCCGACTTCATCGGCGGCACGACCAAGCAGAGGGCGCTGCGGGCGGTGCTGCGCCAGGCCATGGTCGCCCAGGGTTTCGAGGTCTATCCCGAGGAATGGTGGCACTTCGACTATGGCGACTGGCGCCGCTACGGCATCGGGACGCAGACGTTCAGCCAGCTGGCCGAGGTGAAATAA
- a CDS encoding inorganic phosphate transporter, with protein sequence MDPTFIILVVLVVVALGFDFLNGLHDAANSIATIVSTRVLSAKWAVLWAAFFNFIAFIFFGTSVAKMVGAGIIDPHIISDRLIFAALMGAISWNLITWWAGIPSSSSHALIGGLVGASVARVGSFGAVQWAGLGKTAAGIVVSPLMGFVLALVLVLIVSWTFVKSSPFFADRVFRKLQFVSAAMYSLGHGGNDAQKTMGIIAALLFAHGATHAPGTIPLWVVLSCQTAMALGTLFGGWRIVHTMGSKITRLTPMQGFCAETGGAITLFLATHIGVPVSTTHTITGAIVGVGASRRVSAVRWGVAKSIVTAWIVTLPAAGLVAAAFYYLGFWMT encoded by the coding sequence GTGGACCCCACCTTCATCATCCTGGTGGTGCTGGTCGTCGTCGCCCTGGGCTTCGACTTCCTGAACGGCCTGCACGACGCCGCCAACTCGATCGCCACCATCGTCTCGACGCGGGTGCTGTCTGCCAAGTGGGCGGTGCTGTGGGCGGCGTTCTTCAATTTCATCGCCTTCATCTTCTTCGGCACCAGCGTGGCCAAGATGGTCGGGGCCGGGATCATCGACCCGCACATCATCAGCGACCGGCTGATCTTCGCGGCCCTGATGGGGGCGATCAGCTGGAACCTGATCACTTGGTGGGCCGGCATCCCCTCCTCCAGCTCGCACGCCCTGATCGGCGGCCTGGTCGGCGCCTCGGTGGCGCGGGTCGGCAGCTTCGGCGCGGTGCAATGGGCGGGCCTGGGCAAAACCGCGGCCGGCATCGTGGTCTCGCCGCTGATGGGCTTCGTCCTGGCCCTGGTGCTGGTGCTGATCGTCAGCTGGACCTTCGTGAAGAGCTCGCCGTTCTTCGCCGATCGGGTGTTCCGTAAGCTGCAGTTCGTCTCGGCGGCGATGTACTCGCTGGGTCACGGCGGAAACGACGCCCAGAAGACCATGGGCATCATCGCCGCCCTGCTGTTCGCCCACGGCGCCACCCACGCCCCGGGCACGATCCCGCTGTGGGTGGTTCTGTCGTGCCAGACCGCCATGGCGCTCGGCACCCTCTTCGGCGGTTGGCGCATTGTGCACACCATGGGCAGCAAGATTACCCGCCTGACTCCCATGCAGGGTTTCTGCGCGGAGACCGGCGGCGCGATTACTTTGTTCCTGGCGACCCATATTGGCGTTCCGGTCTCGACGACTCACACGATCACGGGCGCTATTGTCGGCGTCGGCGCTTCGCGTCGGGTTTCGGCCGTCCGTTGGGGCGTGGCCAAGAGCATCGTGACCGCCTGGATCGTCACCCTGCCCGCGGCCGGCCTGGTCGCGGCGGCGTTCTACTATCTCGGGTTCTGGATGACGTGA
- a CDS encoding flavin reductase family protein, with the protein MSQPVTIELGEGGAHDARALRHAFGCFTTGVTVITTVCDDGRKVGLTANSFTSVSLDPPLALVCVDLNSRSLPTLDEAGRFTVNVLHADQQPMASQFVQKDGDRFAGIETETWSTGVPILPDCMANFECVTHQVFDAGDHRVYVGRVVKLRYDPDHEPLVYLQGRFRRVHVEE; encoded by the coding sequence ATGAGTCAGCCGGTCACGATCGAACTGGGCGAGGGCGGCGCGCATGACGCCCGGGCGCTGCGCCATGCCTTCGGATGTTTCACCACCGGGGTGACGGTGATCACCACGGTCTGCGACGACGGCCGCAAGGTCGGCCTTACCGCCAACTCCTTCACCTCGGTGTCGCTGGATCCGCCCCTGGCCCTGGTCTGCGTCGACCTCAATTCGCGCAGCCTGCCGACCCTGGACGAGGCCGGGCGGTTCACGGTCAACGTGCTGCACGCCGACCAGCAGCCCATGGCCAGCCAGTTCGTGCAGAAGGACGGCGACCGGTTCGCGGGCATCGAAACCGAGACCTGGAGCACGGGCGTGCCGATCCTACCCGACTGCATGGCCAATTTCGAATGCGTCACCCACCAGGTCTTCGACGCCGGCGACCACCGGGTCTATGTCGGGCGGGTGGTCAAGCTGCGCTACGATCCTGACCACGAGCCGCTGGTCTATCTGCAGGGCCGCTTTCGCCGGGTGCACGTCGAGGAATAG
- a CDS encoding DUF1190 domain-containing protein, whose amino-acid sequence MTDHTPRRRLRSSGLALTSLMAGTALSVSACDDPGTATQWGDPPAASREVDAKTYASLDDCKTSGDMTAQQCQTAYDQAQKDSAANAPKFGDQQSCEERYGVSQCVPRNDNNGGSFFTPLLTGFIVGQALNNMGGGYYGAPMYRDRGGTYYGGSGYPLSRDYVTGRTRVRTDSFNAPEMHAPTRVQSRSSVISRGGFGGGGRSFGG is encoded by the coding sequence ATGACCGATCACACTCCCCGCCGCCGCCTTCGTTCCAGTGGCCTGGCCCTGACCAGCCTGATGGCCGGCACGGCGCTGTCGGTCAGCGCCTGCGACGATCCCGGCACGGCCACCCAGTGGGGCGATCCCCCGGCCGCCTCGCGCGAGGTCGACGCCAAGACCTACGCCTCGCTGGACGACTGCAAGACCTCCGGCGACATGACCGCCCAGCAGTGCCAAACGGCCTACGACCAGGCCCAGAAGGACAGCGCCGCCAACGCGCCCAAGTTCGGCGACCAGCAGAGCTGCGAGGAGCGCTACGGCGTCTCGCAATGCGTGCCGCGCAACGACAACAACGGCGGCAGCTTCTTCACCCCGCTGCTGACCGGCTTCATCGTCGGCCAGGCGCTGAACAACATGGGCGGCGGCTACTACGGCGCGCCGATGTATCGCGATCGTGGCGGGACCTATTACGGCGGCTCGGGCTATCCGCTGTCGCGCGACTACGTCACCGGCCGCACCCGCGTGCGCACCGACAGCTTCAACGCGCCCGAGATGCACGCCCCCACCCGCGTCCAGAGCCGCAGCTCGGTGATCTCCCGCGGCGGCTTCGGCGGCGGCGGGCGTTCCTTCGGGGGGTAA
- a CDS encoding endonuclease III domain-containing protein: MQLSLDLSTSPLEAMRDGLLKTFGPQRPTKRLDPVSQLVKSSISGRTKDATSWAVYHRLKERFATWEELAEAPDAEVQELIKDVTYPEDKARHLPHALRLIQVRSGWTLSLDHLAELELDSARWWLQGLPGVGVKVAASVLNFSPLNMRALVVDTHVHRVAGRLGLIPASYDTAHAYRALMDMVPDSWTAEDLYELHWLMKGLGQLLCSHHAPRCGACALKGTCPRVGVERSADILAWRPRS; encoded by the coding sequence ATGCAGCTGTCCCTCGACCTGTCGACCTCGCCGCTGGAAGCCATGCGCGACGGGCTGCTCAAGACCTTCGGCCCGCAGCGGCCGACCAAGCGGCTGGATCCGGTGTCGCAACTGGTCAAGTCGTCGATCAGCGGCCGGACCAAGGACGCGACCTCGTGGGCCGTCTACCACCGCCTGAAGGAGCGCTTCGCCACCTGGGAAGAGCTGGCCGAAGCGCCCGACGCCGAGGTCCAGGAGCTGATCAAGGACGTCACCTATCCCGAGGACAAGGCCCGCCACCTGCCCCACGCCCTGCGGCTGATCCAGGTGCGCAGCGGCTGGACGCTGTCGCTGGACCACCTGGCCGAGCTGGAGCTGGACAGCGCCCGATGGTGGCTGCAAGGCCTGCCCGGCGTGGGCGTCAAGGTCGCCGCCTCCGTGCTGAACTTCAGCCCCCTGAACATGCGGGCCCTGGTGGTCGACACCCACGTCCACCGCGTCGCCGGCCGTCTGGGTTTGATCCCGGCCAGCTACGACACCGCTCACGCTTATCGGGCGCTGATGGACATGGTCCCCGACAGCTGGACCGCCGAGGACCTGTATGAGCTGCACTGGCTGATGAAGGGGCTGGGGCAGCTGCTGTGTTCGCACCACGCGCCGAGGTGCGGAGCGTGTGCGCTGAAGGGGACGTGCCCGAGGGTCGGCGTCGAGCGGAGCGCCGACATCCTGGCCTGGCGGCCACGGTCGTAG
- a CDS encoding DUF2491 family protein has translation MFSKLFGRKDNAPVSALPAIRNVTLGRTVWLDTLAWRRLGDDLKFTLDTDTLEITAQGLVELRDGGFVHRFYTDEDVMFQATSDDREGQRVTGVTIFIPWASAYPGGPADNEAWTKRLRARTFTGPGLPEYRRDWFGDEAESQDPVTFWEDVHDDRDGIPDRRIFQTCMLFSRDLPGDGLELLLAIQQENENEDTRQREVSFEIMIGVSLSVGEFRA, from the coding sequence ATGTTCAGCAAGCTCTTCGGCCGCAAGGACAACGCTCCCGTCTCGGCCCTGCCGGCGATCCGCAACGTCACCCTAGGCCGCACCGTCTGGCTTGATACGCTCGCCTGGCGCCGCTTGGGCGACGACCTGAAATTCACGCTCGACACCGACACGCTGGAGATCACCGCCCAGGGCCTGGTCGAACTGCGCGACGGCGGGTTCGTCCATCGGTTCTACACCGACGAAGACGTCATGTTTCAGGCCACCTCCGACGACCGCGAAGGTCAGCGCGTGACCGGGGTCACGATCTTCATCCCCTGGGCCAGCGCCTATCCGGGCGGGCCGGCCGATAACGAGGCCTGGACCAAGCGCCTGCGGGCGCGGACCTTCACCGGACCGGGCTTACCGGAATACCGGCGCGACTGGTTCGGCGACGAGGCCGAGAGCCAGGACCCCGTGACCTTCTGGGAAGACGTGCACGACGACCGCGATGGCATACCGGACCGGCGGATCTTCCAGACCTGCATGCTGTTCTCCCGCGATTTGCCGGGCGACGGCCTCGAGCTTCTGCTAGCCATCCAGCAGGAGAACGAGAACGAGGACACGCGCCAGCGCGAGGTGTCGTTCGAGATCATGATCGGCGTGTCCTTGAGCGTCGGCGAATTCCGGGCCTAG
- a CDS encoding DUF350 domain-containing protein yields MDLHGFGASALAFVVAFVAAGLFTVIFKIVYQWVTPYNEGKLIREGNVAAALALGGALVGYVLPLASALSNTVTLLEFCAWAALAGVLQIAAFTLVRVVVMKDVTARIEKGEIAAGVYLLSISLAVGVLNAACMTA; encoded by the coding sequence ATGGACCTGCACGGATTTGGCGCCAGCGCCCTGGCCTTCGTGGTGGCCTTCGTCGCCGCCGGCCTGTTCACGGTGATCTTCAAGATCGTCTACCAGTGGGTGACGCCCTACAACGAGGGCAAGCTGATCCGCGAGGGCAATGTCGCCGCGGCCCTGGCCCTGGGCGGGGCCCTGGTCGGCTATGTGTTGCCCCTGGCCTCGGCGCTTTCCAACACCGTCACCCTGCTGGAATTCTGCGCCTGGGCGGCCCTGGCCGGCGTGCTACAGATCGCCGCCTTCACCCTGGTGCGCGTGGTGGTGATGAAGGACGTCACCGCCCGGATCGAGAAGGGCGAGATCGCCGCCGGCGTCTATCTGCTGAGCATTTCCCTGGCGGTCGGCGTGCTCAACGCCGCCTGCATGACGGCTTGA
- a CDS encoding YjfI family protein yields the protein MTTPAWTVRSLKTALGDGFSDAMTARVVEGADPILLVTMHDHGDLEIFVSVSDQQIAASVLLWPVDEQADRHAFNEFLLKAQKLVPLSNFGISAVNGRDYYELFGELATTSSLDDILIELRALAENAIEAASDLRSSFTPAA from the coding sequence ATGACGACCCCCGCCTGGACTGTTCGCTCGCTGAAGACCGCCCTGGGCGATGGTTTCAGCGACGCCATGACGGCCCGCGTGGTCGAGGGCGCCGACCCGATCCTGCTGGTGACCATGCACGATCACGGCGATCTGGAAATCTTCGTCAGCGTCAGCGACCAGCAGATCGCCGCCTCGGTGCTGCTGTGGCCGGTTGACGAGCAGGCCGACCGCCACGCCTTCAACGAGTTCCTGCTCAAGGCCCAAAAGCTTGTGCCGCTGTCGAACTTCGGCATCAGCGCCGTGAACGGCCGCGACTATTACGAGCTGTTCGGCGAACTGGCGACGACCTCGTCGCTGGACGATATCCTGATCGAACTTCGGGCCTTGGCCGAGAACGCCATCGAGGCCGCGTCCGACCTGCGCTCGTCCTTCACCCCCGCCGCCTAA
- a CDS encoding NUDIX hydrolase — MSDTAGGKQAGKSGQRRRQVAALPWRAAAGSTELEILLVSSRETRRWVIPKGWQMKGKPDHQAAAQEAYEEAGLDGRIVDKPIGDYPYLKRLKSGAARPVTVDVYPLQVTGEHATWPEKGQRTLQWMSPVEAALAVQEPELRDLIARFAKVELPAEERPAPAPAPTPVRVALQRLRRRVTALWGRR; from the coding sequence GTGAGCGACACGGCGGGCGGCAAGCAGGCGGGCAAATCGGGACAGCGGCGACGTCAGGTGGCCGCCCTGCCCTGGCGCGCGGCCGCCGGTTCCACCGAACTCGAGATTCTGCTGGTCTCGTCGCGCGAAACCCGCCGCTGGGTGATCCCCAAGGGCTGGCAGATGAAGGGCAAGCCCGACCATCAGGCCGCCGCCCAGGAAGCCTATGAGGAAGCCGGGCTCGACGGTCGCATCGTCGACAAGCCGATCGGCGACTATCCCTATCTGAAGCGCCTGAAGAGCGGCGCCGCGCGGCCGGTGACGGTCGACGTCTATCCGCTGCAGGTGACCGGCGAGCACGCCACCTGGCCCGAGAAGGGCCAGCGCACCCTGCAATGGATGTCGCCGGTCGAGGCGGCGCTGGCGGTGCAGGAGCCGGAGTTGCGCGACCTGATCGCCCGCTTCGCCAAGGTCGAACTGCCCGCCGAGGAGCGTCCAGCTCCCGCCCCGGCCCCGACGCCGGTGCGCGTGGCCCTGCAGCGCCTGCGCCGGCGGGTCACCGCACTGTGGGGTCGCCGCTAG
- a CDS encoding DUF72 domain-containing protein, with product MPNDIRIGTAGWSFPRSLDGFPAEGTGLERYAAVFNCVEINSSFYRPHQRKTYERWADTTPADFRFAVKVPRAITHERRLAEAGDLQARFLDECGGLGDKLGPLLIQLPPSLRFDVGIVERFLIDWRKATAAPTVLEPRHPTWFDASAEALLRSFEIARVGADPAVVPAAAEPGGWSGLTYRRLHGSPAMYATSYDDGRLTPMVEQVASEIQAAPTWWIFDNTQFGAATTDALKLTGLISPRPAG from the coding sequence ATGCCCAACGACATCCGCATCGGCACGGCCGGCTGGAGCTTCCCCCGTTCCCTCGACGGCTTCCCCGCCGAAGGCACGGGCCTCGAACGCTACGCGGCGGTGTTCAATTGCGTCGAGATCAACTCGTCCTTCTATCGCCCCCATCAGCGCAAGACCTACGAGCGCTGGGCGGACACCACGCCGGCGGATTTCCGGTTCGCGGTGAAAGTCCCCAGGGCGATCACCCATGAGCGGCGGCTGGCCGAAGCCGGCGACCTGCAAGCTCGGTTCCTGGACGAGTGCGGCGGGTTGGGCGACAAGCTCGGTCCCTTGCTGATCCAGCTGCCGCCAAGCCTGAGATTCGACGTCGGGATCGTGGAACGCTTCCTGATCGACTGGCGTAAGGCGACGGCGGCCCCGACGGTGTTGGAGCCGCGTCACCCGACCTGGTTCGACGCGTCGGCCGAGGCCCTGCTGCGAAGCTTCGAGATCGCGCGAGTCGGCGCCGATCCCGCCGTGGTTCCGGCCGCCGCCGAGCCCGGCGGCTGGAGCGGTCTTACTTATCGCCGCCTGCATGGTTCCCCGGCGATGTACGCGACGTCCTATGACGACGGCCGACTGACGCCCATGGTCGAACAGGTCGCCAGCGAGATCCAGGCGGCCCCGACCTGGTGGATTTTCGACAACACCCAGTTCGGCGCGGCGACCACCGACGCCCTCAAACTGACGGGGCTTATTTCACCTCGGCCAGCTGGCTGA
- a CDS encoding PspA/IM30 family protein, which produces MSIWNKLFTLGRAGAHEATAAVVDANALRILDQEIRDADAAQGKARDDLATLVARRRILEKEIASFRDQVTKYEGSARAAVTKGDMDLARQVAQRIADLEQDIALKDPQVADMRAAEDQLHQAITATDRRVETLRREVEVVKVNESVQKAQAAVTARGAGAGAALGSAADSLARIKERQAIRGEKIKAAGELEDRRTGADLDEKLRLAGILPGQSSADDVLARLSAPAPLQIEQKDGKTE; this is translated from the coding sequence ATGTCCATCTGGAACAAGCTGTTCACCCTGGGTCGCGCCGGCGCGCACGAAGCCACAGCCGCCGTCGTCGACGCCAACGCCCTGCGTATCCTCGACCAGGAAATCCGCGACGCCGACGCCGCTCAAGGCAAGGCCCGTGACGATCTGGCCACGCTGGTCGCCCGCCGCCGCATCCTGGAAAAGGAAATCGCAAGCTTCCGCGACCAGGTCACGAAATACGAGGGCTCGGCCCGCGCCGCCGTCACCAAGGGCGACATGGACCTGGCTCGCCAGGTGGCCCAACGCATCGCCGACCTCGAGCAGGACATCGCCCTGAAGGATCCGCAGGTCGCCGACATGCGCGCCGCCGAGGATCAACTGCATCAGGCCATCACCGCCACCGACCGCCGCGTCGAGACCCTGCGTCGCGAGGTCGAGGTGGTGAAGGTCAACGAGAGCGTCCAGAAGGCCCAGGCCGCCGTCACCGCGCGCGGCGCGGGCGCCGGCGCGGCGCTGGGCTCGGCCGCCGACAGCCTGGCCCGCATCAAGGAACGCCAGGCGATCCGCGGCGAGAAGATCAAGGCCGCCGGCGAACTGGAAGACCGCCGCACGGGCGCCGATCTGGACGAGAAGCTGCGCCTGGCCGGCATCCTGCCGGGGCAATCCAGCGCCGACGACGTCCTGGCCCGCCTGAGCGCGCCCGCGCCGCTGCAGATCGAGCAGAAGGACGGCAAGACCGAGTAG